In Xenopus laevis strain J_2021 chromosome 2S, Xenopus_laevis_v10.1, whole genome shotgun sequence, a genomic segment contains:
- the apov1.1.S gene encoding apovitellenin-1 — protein sequence MAAQYRVACTVLLALVLIGLLGESACEGDRKGVTKRHVVRGWFTVVDETGTYVYNAVNAASPKAGEMLRDLGDKEWFLEARRLLLMSVLSVQYAFHESKSYISKIWDP from the exons ATGGCGGCGCAGTACAGAGTCGCATGCACGGTGCTCTTGGCCCTTGTGCTGATTGGGTTATTAGGAGAAAGTGCTTGTG AGGGTGACAGAAAGGGGGTGACAAAGAGACACGTGGTGCGCGGATGGTTCACTGTAGTCGATGAGACTGGGACATATGTGTATAATGCAGTGAATGCAGCTTCACCCAAAGCTGGAGAGATGCTCAGGGACTTGGGTGACAAGGAATGGTTCCTGGAAGCCAG GCGCCTCCTGTTAATGTCAGTGTTGTCCGTGCAATACGCATTTCATGAGTCGAAGAGCTATATCAGCAAGATATGGGATCCTTGA